tgtatccgtcgtcttcttctgtccccacaataacttttcatttgagactttttcgtctgactctgttttttctgacagcgttttttctgagacctgattttctgagacctgactccaatttttctgacagcgttttttctgagacctgattttctgagacctgactccactttttctgacagcgttttttctgagacctgactccactttttctgaggcagtttggtttgaagcagttttatctgaggatgacagaggtttttcttacgctgaggcagttttgtctgaagatgacagaagtttttctgaagctgaggcagttttgtctgaaaatgacagatgtttttctgagtctgacacctgagtctggtttttctgacgctgaggcagttttgtctgaagatgacagaagtttttctgacgctgatgcagttttgtctgaagatgacagaggtttttctgacgctgatgcagttttgtctgaagatgacagaggtttttctgacgctgaggctgttttgtctgaagatgacagatgtttttctgagtctgacacctgagtctgaggatgtcctaaaatgaacaccgtatgTATGGCTGCTTTCAACGCAAATCAAATCATAGCTCCTTTAAATCAGCAGTAAAGACTTTTGGACTAAAACTActtaaaagttgaatgaaagGACATCCTTACTCAGGCTTCATCTGGGCCATATTGGTCGTGATGAGAGAGCCCCAGTCACCCCCCTGAAGGTAGAACTCTGTGAATCCCAAACGCTCCATCAGCTTCAGAAAGACTCGAGCAGCGTCCATCGAGTTAAATCCTGGAGATCAAACAGATCAGGACATATTCAAATACAGTATATAGCCTAAGTGACAGCATCACATGATGGGCAAAATTCAAGCAGTATGTGTTCTGCTTACAATATCAAATATTACAAATAATATTTAGCTAAATGGTCCATGTATGAATCGTTCATTTGATATTCTATTGAGAATCCAAAAACAAAAAGTGAACAAACGActtgttatttcattatttgtttatgaatgtgatacaaacaaacaaataatgctttgtttttcagacttttgatttcatggtcagctcaaaagtaaacatttaaaATACGGCCTCAGGGCCAaaattattttgatattttTTCCGATTGCTATGACCCGGAAATTAtttattgacttccattgccagAGCTGcttctgttttgctttgttaAATCAGACTACCAGTCTGATTATAACTTTAACATACACACAATTTAACCTAAAGACAATGGCTATATATAAATGTCCACTCGGACAGAGTGACAggatctctcttttttcccctcagccGACAGTCTAAACAAATAGGTTTTTCTAACTTGTATGCTCGATTTGAATTATTTGCTCTTCTTGTGAAAGAAGCTGTAGCCCACTTTCCTTTGATCAATGTGCTTGTTGAACGATGCTGGCAAGTGTATCCCTAGTTTCCCTGTCATGCCATAGCTACCTATCTCTGATGTAATCTCACTAGAAGTTAGGCTACTGGAGCTGGTTGCCTTCCAGTGACGTTGTTGACAACAAATCTGAGCTGAGATCTATAAAACATCTACTTCCGTGCaataacatgggctgatactacatataggccagtcattacttttatAATCATGGGTCAACACTGGGCGAACGCGACGTTCATAAACGAAACAGGCGAAACTCGCTAGTTGCTAGAAAATGTTTTCTGTCAGTAGGGATGGCCAAAAGTCACTAAATCTAGCAACAAAGTCACTAAATTGGCAACACTGAGCACTGACAGGCCTAAAAGACCAAGAAAGTGACTTCAGATTGACTTCTGAaattggaaaaaaataaatatcaaaatcaaTTTTGGCCctgaggccgttttttaaatgTTCTACCTTTGAACTTTATGGGAACATACTTAAATACACAATACATACTTATACATAGGACTATGTGATGATTTTCTTTACCCTGTTTATGTGGGGCTTCTGAGTAGCCGTATCCTGGGATAGAGGGACAGATGACTTCAAATGCCAGGCCATCCTGTGTCTCTGTGAGCAGTGGAAGGATCTTGTAGAACTCAAAGAAAGAACCTGGCCATCCATGGACTAGCATGAGAGGCAAGACCCTCTGTCCTTCGCGATACTGTGGACGCACACGAATGAAGTGGATATCCAGTCCTGAGATCAAAGTAAAGTCAGGCCTTTAGTACAAGCGTTTTTATATCTTTTGGGACTGGTTGATATCATTAAATGGAGTATTCAGACCTGGGGcccattgcacaaaactaggataagggattaagctgggatatcttggttatcctggctcaatttatccgtgatccggttgcacaaaagcgggatgggggcagtaggatatgttatggtataagttaccatggagatttattctgtggagctagcctgctccagaccaggctacaTTCCAGAATCTACTGTAATCTCATCCCTTaactcagtcagcagtcaccacaaacggaaaccaatagttattccactacccattgttatcacatataactagacccactgtcattatttaaacgtttgtgatcattaatttcAATCATTTTGGATAAATGATGATTTTTAGATGATGTTGCAATCATTAGATAATTTATAGTTCCCCATAGACTATAAGGCTATATATAAAATGACGGAATATTAGggccagagagaaaaaaaaaaatcctctgcCACTGCAGGACATATTTAACTGAAATTCACAGCATGCATCTCTACCACTGCAGGATATATTTAACTTAACTTTAAAGCACGCATATTAACTAATTTAACACATATTGGTCCCTCACCAGCCGACCACTGTCGCCATCAGGGAAGATTGCTTTGCTTTATCACTGTGGCGGTGTTGTATATaacaatacaacacaatacaatgTACAATATAACGTCACgtgagcgccgtaaccatttatactcgcgcgtggtggtcgcaacactagttgcaatatgcTCCTAAAGAGAGGTGTTGCtattgtgaaaaggctatcgctacctactttacaccgtagaagaagcaatgaagccgctctacttgccatggtgaatcagtgaatctgtgaccGGTGGcagggtctatttgagggatcCGTGAGCACGCctttatccaggataggtttcacctggcttgataaatccgtgtctgctcatcctggcttggtctttgtgcaaccaattaagcctggacgctcttgttttggattcattgagctcAGTCACTTATCCTCGATATCTTGATCCTACTTTTGTGCAACGGGCCTCTGATCCTGTAGACTCACCTTCTATTTTGGTTTTGAAATGTGGATACTTGTTCAGCACCTTCACCTGCTTGTTCCAGTCAAATTGATTCCTCCAGTATGACACAACCTTTCTGAGGTAAACAGAATTGAAGCCATAATGGAAGCGGCCATCTTCCAGTGGCTCAGTATACCTTGTTTGATCAATACGTCTATAAAGGTCCTAAGAACAAAAACACCTATAAGTCACCATATAAAGGGTACAATTCAACTGGAGTATTATTCATATTCTATATAtgatttacatttttacatttctttttttacctGAATTTCATGCTCAGAAGCCTCTACTGTGAAAGGATGTATTGTCTCATCTTCACTGAGTGATCTCTCACCTCTCGCCCACCAACCCTGACCCAAGGGGATGGTCTTTGCAACCTTTTTCTTGAATATCAGGTACCATGTTACAAGTCCAACCCCTACTGTAGACAGTGACAAAAGCTGTAGTTGTTGTTGGTCCAAACTTTGAAGGGTTTCCCTGCAGAATACAAAATCACTATTTCAGAAATTAACAAATGTAACAGCTCGTAAGTCCTCGGTTGGGTAATAAGTCATTGCAAAACAGAGGTTAAGTTGTTGGTCAGACTCATTATGCAACATACTATTCCGTTATTAAGTGAGGATGCAATAATGGTGTAATAAATCTCTTTCTGGGTCCAATGGCTTTCCGCTCGTTTTTCTCCATAGACAGTGAAATAAACCATTTGTTCTGCTATTCAGGGTAGCCTTTAAGAAAATTGTCATCCTACAACTCACTTGTTGCctcaacctaataaaatcctattttttGCAGAAGCCTAGacgcaggcgcgcctgcaggtatACGGCcgtaccagagcccgtctacgggaaaattagacattctctggccgTACGCACTACTCAACGAGATATCATTTCccatgtgtattcacaccaaattggcctaccatgacttcccaactctgcacagtatcccattaactgcatgacagtaggctatttacattttttatgtAAAGTTTGTAAACACTTCAACAATGCAGAAAGAAATATGCGCACATCTTTTGTTTGAGCAGAATACGCACGCACCACGCAACAATTACAGAatttgtaggctaggctacttgttgttttctttagttgctgtgtaggcctaatagttAGAAAGTTATTTTTTATAGCATTATTGTGAGAGTAGTCGCCGAGCTAGGCCTCCCTCAGAGATTTTCACTAGGGACGTTAGGCTAGAGTGGTGGAAAACGAAcataacgttacatttcatttcctcCTGCTCTGCTAATTTTTCTTTCCCAGCTTTCAGCAAAGGGCTAGTCTGGTTCAGGCCCGGAGGGAGTGTGACAGTAATGCGAGCTATGCGTAAGCTAACCTGCAACAACGCTGTTCAGACTGGCGAGCGCAACCACGCAGGTGTAGCCCACTTTTGATAAACCCGTAACAATGCCCCCCTCAGTTATGCTAACTTGCTTAAATGTGCCCTGCAAACTCAAAACTCAAATTTTGTGCTGTGATGAAAGAGCTACTCACAGAATATGTTCGACTGCCTGCATGGTGAATATAACGTCGAGTTTTAGTCTTCGGGCGTTACATTAGTCAGGTTCATGGGCTACCTTACTTCTACCAGAGAAGACGGGCTCTGCTTcgaccaaagattgttaaggctgcgtgtacagtAGGTGACCTACGATAGAGTAGGCTACGTTCCAAGACGAAGATCTAGCCTGACCCCGTTCGGTTCTGACTCGGGCAAATGTGAGGAAACTACAGGTCTAGCGACATCTGTCGACTGTCTGGAATCATTAAACCCGCCCACTCCAAAGGCCACACTTATTTTCAATGTCAGTCctggcctagaaatctagacgcgcccctagcggcagcaaagggctagtctagcaactccccgttggcttgtgagctccagaaatcgaaacttaatcaggacattgaaatcgtgtatagagtcgtttggtgggcttaacataatgattgatggcagagttggtttggcttgaattccctgctacttgaaaacaaatatcctattgcgtcctattgcgtgcagagggaatttgaaagacaactgattatcccgcccctctgactgagcactgcgaacggtgagtgcccagaccctacattttaatgtgggtctggctcgccaggctatgtcagtcccacattaaaatgtaatttgctgccgctagggtgcgtctagatttctaggctgtcAGTCTACCAGTCTAATATTTTTTTCAGACCTTGTGAATAGCCATAACCAAAGTGTTATGAATTGAATTTTCAAaccccacctgaccccatcaaccCGGCAAAATGGTAATGTTAAAATTCACATCTTGGTTCCACATTAGACTACATTTCCTGTCTCAGTCCGCGGCGCTGGAtcagatgttattttaattAATATGTCGGTCTGCTTATGActcttatgtttgtgtgtggctattttgttttgaatctatgatcttccttgtcaaaaaagaaaggcattattaaagatagACACAAAAGAACAAATTTCCTCCTGTTCCTCGCGCCCCACCTGGACCTTGATGTTGCACTTCTTCCTCCACAACTGCACCCTGCTCCACTCCACTGGTTCCGGTCTCAGGAGGATCTTCAGCCAGCAGAGCTGCAGGACATTTTGGTAGGAAATCATGATGAATGTGGGCTGGTCATGCCCAAAAACATCTTTAAGCTTCGCACCAGTGACCAAGCGTTTTGGATCGCCAAAATAGAGCCCATAGACTTTTGATGTACAGTAAACGGACAAGGCTTCTGATACAAATATAATGTTCGGTGTGATATGTTTTTCTGACCCTTGACCTGATATGGTTCTCAGTGGCCTACCCTCATTCCTATACGACAGTTCCTGTTGGTTACACCTCAGTTGATTTTCTGACCACAAGTATGCAGGCAGCTGCGTGTGATATCTGTCTGATGAGGACTGAGCAATTCAATGGAGAATAACTGATCTGAATTTGGAACCAAAAAAGCCTGCTATGATCAGGTCACAATTTAAACACTTATGCAATTAATATCTAAATAGTGGAGGGGAATGTTTTAAGTAATCAGAGAAGTGATAGGACCATGACCCTACCGCCCCCACCACAAATTACACCCATGCTTTCAGTTGAGATACAGTGTTGcttctgttgcaatttgttcaaagTTGACCCCCATTTTGgcttaaaatgactggactattGTGTTAGTCATGACATAATTGTGACATACTCTAGGCGTGTCATTTCTGTGTGATGTGAACGGGTGTGAATTTTCAACCAAAACGCATGCCATGATCTGGTTGCAATATTAAAATAGTGGTGGGAACAGTTTAAACTAATCAGAAAAGTGATGAATTACACACATGCTTTCAGTTGAGATACAGTATACTATTACTCATGACATAAAATGAGCATAAGGGTGTGACCTGCATCTCCTAAGAATAGTCTGTGTGTTATATCTGTGTGATGAGAACTCAACCGGGAAGAACAGGTGTGAATTTTCAACCAAAATGCATGATGAATTACACCCATGCTTTCGGTTTAGATACAGTATGTTGTTAGACATGACAGTAAGGTTGTGACCTGCATCTCTTAGGAATGCGCTGTCTGCTCCACCTGAAACCTTCCTGTTAGCCCTATAGTTGTATCTACTGTTTATCTATTGTTCAAATACTACAGTCTTCAATCATCAATGTCACCATGCAGTATATATAGAGGCGATAAGAAATTAACTGCCTCAGACCTTTCAAGAGAATCACTCTCCGCTCCCTTGACCAGAAGCAGAGGCCATGTTCTGGACAACTGCAACCCTACTGGTCATCCTGGCTTTTGCCAGGGTCAGCACCTCTCCAATGTCCGGAGAAATGACCGATACAGATGTTAATATTCCTGCGGTGAAAGACGGTTTGAATTTCGCAGTCGGTGAATTCAACAAGCAGAGCAATGATGTGTACATCTACAAAGTGGCGAAAGTGATCAAGGCTACGAGTCAGGTTTGTCTGCAGTcatttctctttccttttcctcCATATTGACATGTATCATTTTCTACACATGCATGTCTACGCTTTCAATGAGCCTGAAATCCAATGTGTAGTATTATGTGCTTGTTCCTACAGGTTGTTTCAGGGACCATGTACAGGTTTGAAGTGGAAATGGTTATATCTGGCTGCAAACCATCCCCACAGGAGATGTGTGCCAAGGACAACTCAGAGCTCAAAAAGGTATGCTGACCATTTTAGTGTACACCGAAAGTTATTTGAAATGCTGGTCTCATGATTACTTGTTTTTTACGACTTGGTATTGTTTGACCTGTGTGATTATGGCCTAGTATCCAGAGTTGTGAAGTAGTTATTCCGACTTTTAAGTTGCACAACCATGGGATACTACAAAGAATATGTGTTTGTTAGTTCAAAATATTTCTGCTGATAACCGTTTCCAGTGTAACAATGAAGAGTAAAAGACAAGGATCAAGACAGCCATGAAATATGAATAAtgtaaaacatgttttaatCATAAAAACGAGTATAAGCTCAAACGTATGGTGCTGGGTGCTTGCGAGACCACTTAATTATTGCTTGAAAACATGTGAAGGCAGCATTagctgtaaatgtaaaatgttacGTTCAATTTACAAACACTTTCATGTTTCTCTTTCAGCCATACACATGCTATTTTGAGGTCTGGAGTCAACCATGGCTGGGCCCACCCAAGCTTATGAAGAATGTCTGCAAACATTAGATTTTCTTGAAGAAGCTTCCATGTCCAGAAAGGTTTTGGATTGCCGCATGTAGTCATAATCATTCAGTATTTTAATGAAATGtagtttacatttattttaacttacCTACTGACCGCCTTTTTTATACACTACCAAGTCCATGTTCAagttttatttgtcacatacaagtATAATGAGTAGTAAAATGcttacataggcctacctatacggctgtacacacatgtataccACTCACATACATTGTTGATCCTAAACCAACTGTTGACAATTCTAACCAACCTTTCTCTCAAAATAAAGGCTTTCTACATCATTGGCCTCAAGGTGTGTGTAGAGTTAAGTGATGTAATATTATTATGACTCCATGAACTGTTTCTATATGTGAGGCTGATCTGGTAACTAAAAACCATATGGTCTATAAACCTtgcataacattaataacagataaATGTTATAATAAACatttaataaatgtaaaaacaGGA
This genomic stretch from Alosa sapidissima isolate fAloSap1 chromosome 16, fAloSap1.pri, whole genome shotgun sequence harbors:
- the LOC121685790 gene encoding epoxide hydrolase 1-like, with protein sequence MQAVEHILETLQSLDQQQLQLLSLSTVGVGLVTWYLIFKKKVAKTIPLGQGWWARGERSLSEDETIHPFTVEASEHEIQDLYRRIDQTRYTEPLEDGRFHYGFNSVYLRKVVSYWRNQFDWNKQVKVLNKYPHFKTKIEGLDIHFIRVRPQYREGQRVLPLMLVHGWPGSFFEFYKILPLLTETQDGLAFEVICPSIPGYGYSEAPHKQGFNSMDAARVFLKLMERLGFTEFYLQGGDWGSLITTNMAQMKPECVRGLHLNMLAVTRGGLGMLLSLIIGPYLPFLVGFTCEDVRRLFPYFEKNVYEILKETGYLHIQATKPDTAGCGVNDSPVGLAAYILEKFSSWTDKQNRDLEDGGLERNYSLDDLLTNVMIYWTTGTIVSSMRFYKENLKSNPEKRIDSRTGIYVPMGFAAFPQELLHCPQAWARWRYKDIRSYTYMSSGGHFAAFEEPKLLADDFVQFVKKVECKKL
- the LOC121685798 gene encoding cystatin-like codes for the protein MFWTTATLLVILAFARVSTSPMSGEMTDTDVNIPAVKDGLNFAVGEFNKQSNDVYIYKVAKVIKATSQVVSGTMYRFEVEMVISGCKPSPQEMCAKDNSELKKPYTCYFEVWSQPWLGPPKLMKNVCKH